One genomic window of Pseudomonas sp. LFM046 includes the following:
- a CDS encoding RodZ family helix-turn-helix domain-containing protein has protein sequence MMKASHPEAVAATRANPGETLRQARESKSLSLGEVARHLNLTEQALRQLEAGDFDQLPGHTFARGYVRAYAKLLDMDQAALVAEFDHFTGTDAKGSNVHSLGRIEEPVRLSQSVLRIVSFLILVALGAVGFFWWQEHSSRNGEEASSVNMEHVEVESADGTTQIHPLDEPEDQAVAEAQEGQDAAPAQVSPEMAAEPEQQPTEVTSPAAESAPAAPAAPAQAPVVAAAPTVPASQQAAPAPAPAAPAASPVVPAAPATAAATPAPAAAEAPAPVVAQQGQGVVRIQFTANCWTQVTDAEGKVLVSALKRTGDSIELAGKAPLEVRLGFARGAQLSYNGQAVDVAPYVRGETARLKLGQ, from the coding sequence ATGATGAAAGCGTCGCATCCCGAAGCTGTAGCGGCGACCCGCGCCAACCCCGGCGAGACCCTGCGTCAGGCTCGTGAAAGCAAGAGCTTGAGCCTGGGCGAGGTTGCCCGTCACCTCAACCTCACCGAGCAGGCCCTGCGCCAGCTCGAGGCCGGCGATTTCGACCAGCTGCCGGGGCACACCTTTGCCCGCGGTTACGTGCGCGCCTACGCCAAGCTGCTGGACATGGACCAGGCTGCCCTGGTCGCCGAGTTCGATCATTTCACCGGCACCGACGCCAAGGGCAGTAACGTTCACAGCCTGGGCCGTATTGAAGAGCCGGTGCGTCTGTCCCAGAGCGTGCTGCGCATCGTCAGCTTCCTCATCCTGGTCGCCCTCGGCGCCGTTGGCTTCTTCTGGTGGCAGGAGCATTCCAGCCGGAACGGCGAGGAAGCCTCCAGTGTCAACATGGAACACGTGGAAGTGGAAAGTGCCGATGGCACCACCCAGATCCACCCGCTCGATGAGCCCGAAGATCAGGCCGTAGCCGAGGCCCAGGAAGGCCAGGACGCGGCTCCTGCCCAGGTTTCGCCGGAAATGGCGGCCGAGCCTGAGCAGCAGCCCACCGAGGTTACCTCCCCGGCTGCTGAATCCGCACCTGCGGCGCCGGCTGCGCCCGCCCAGGCGCCAGTCGTGGCTGCCGCACCCACCGTACCTGCAAGCCAGCAGGCTGCACCGGCACCGGCACCAGCAGCTCCAGCAGCGAGTCCCGTCGTTCCGGCCGCTCCGGCTACCGCCGCCGCAACGCCGGCACCGGCTGCCGCCGAAGCGCCTGCTCCGGTAGTCGCCCAGCAGGGCCAGGGCGTGGTGCGCATCCAGTTCACCGCAAATTGCTGGACCCAGGTCACCGACGCTGAAGGTAAGGTCCTCGTCAGCGCGCTCAAACGTACCGGCGACAGCATCGAGCTGGCCGGCAAGGCACCGCTGGAAGTTCGCCTGGGCTTCGCCCGTGGCGCCCAGCTCAGCTACAACGGCCAGGCGGTCGACGTGGCACCTTACGTCCGCGGCGAAACCGCACGCCTGAAGTTGGGGCAATAA
- a CDS encoding amidohydrolase, whose protein sequence is MRDLTTLPDLKLALVQTTLAWHDCTANHAHFEALLEQAKGADLVILPEMFTTGFSMDSAVLAEPEQGPTHAWLREQARRLDAVITGSVIIQAADGSHRNRLLWARPDGEVLHYDKRHLFRMAGEHKHYTPGETQALFELKGWRVRPLICYDLRFPVWSRDPHDTDLLLYTANWPAARRHHWNRLLPARAIENLCYVAAVNRVGTDGKGHAYSGDSQVLDFQGESLLDAGEADGVFQVSLAASDLAAYRERFPAMRDADDFDLHL, encoded by the coding sequence ATGCGCGATCTGACGACGCTGCCTGACCTCAAGCTGGCCCTGGTGCAGACCACCCTGGCCTGGCACGACTGCACCGCGAACCACGCCCATTTCGAGGCACTGCTGGAGCAGGCAAAAGGTGCTGACCTGGTCATCCTGCCGGAGATGTTCACCACGGGATTCTCGATGGATTCGGCGGTGCTCGCCGAGCCTGAACAAGGGCCGACCCACGCCTGGCTGCGTGAGCAAGCCCGACGCCTGGACGCGGTGATCACCGGCAGCGTCATCATCCAGGCCGCGGATGGCAGCCATCGTAATCGACTGCTCTGGGCGCGCCCGGACGGCGAGGTGCTGCACTACGACAAGCGGCACCTGTTCCGCATGGCCGGTGAGCACAAGCATTACACACCGGGCGAGACCCAGGCGCTGTTCGAACTCAAGGGCTGGCGGGTGCGTCCGTTGATCTGCTACGACCTGCGTTTCCCGGTGTGGAGCCGCGACCCGCACGACACCGACCTGCTGCTCTATACCGCCAACTGGCCGGCTGCACGTCGTCATCACTGGAACCGCCTGCTCCCGGCACGTGCCATCGAGAACCTCTGCTACGTGGCGGCCGTGAATCGCGTGGGCACTGACGGTAAGGGCCACGCCTACAGCGGCGACAGTCAGGTGCTGGATTTCCAGGGCGAAAGCCTGCTGGACGCCGGCGAAGCTGACGGCGTCTTCCAGGTGAGCCTGGCCGCTAGCGATCTGGCCGCCTACCGCGAGCGCTTCCCGGCGATGCGCGATGCCGACGACTTCGACCTGCACCTCTGA
- a CDS encoding helix-turn-helix domain-containing protein, with protein MSEHKPLPAQGNLLVAGEKVYNTPVEVTLAVIGGKWKSVLLYHLMPESRRFSELKRLVPGITEKMLTQQLRELERDGIVSRTVYAEVPPRVEYRLTEHGTSLKPVLDSMCAWGKCHWQQQG; from the coding sequence ATGAGTGAACACAAGCCGCTGCCCGCCCAAGGAAACCTGCTCGTGGCAGGCGAGAAGGTCTACAACACGCCGGTGGAAGTCACGCTTGCGGTGATTGGTGGCAAGTGGAAGTCGGTGCTGCTCTATCACCTGATGCCGGAATCTCGGCGTTTCTCCGAGCTGAAGCGGCTGGTGCCCGGCATCACCGAAAAGATGCTGACCCAGCAACTACGGGAACTGGAGCGCGATGGCATCGTATCGCGCACCGTCTACGCCGAAGTGCCGCCGCGTGTGGAGTATCGCCTGACCGAGCACGGGACCAGCCTCAAGCCGGTGCTGGACTCCATGTGCGCCTGGGGCAAGTGCCACTGGCAGCAGCAGGGATAG
- a CDS encoding pyridoxal phosphate-dependent aminotransferase has protein sequence MITSKLPNVGTTIFTRMSQLAAETGAINLSQGFPDFSAPAALCEAVGRHIAAGHNQYAPMTGLPALREQVAAKVAAFYGRQVSADTDVTITPGATEAIFCAIQAVVRAGDEVIVLDPSYDSYEPSVELAGGRCVHVPLALPGFSIDWQRMQDALSPRTRMIIINSPHNPSGALISRAELDQLAALIRDRDIYLVSDEVYEHLVFDGVGHVSVLAHDELYARSFVVSSFGKTYHVTGWKTGYVVAPPALSAELRKVHQYVNFCGVTPLQWALADFMGAHPEHLAELPGFYQAKRDLFCDLLSGSRFRFTRAAGTYFQLVDYSAIRDDLDDVAMSEWLTREHGVAAIPVSVFYQQAPKDLRLVRFCFAKREETLRQAAEKLCAI, from the coding sequence ATGATCACCAGCAAGCTGCCCAACGTCGGCACCACCATCTTCACTCGCATGTCCCAGCTCGCCGCGGAAACCGGCGCCATCAACCTGTCCCAGGGCTTTCCCGATTTCTCCGCGCCCGCCGCGCTCTGCGAAGCGGTAGGCCGGCACATTGCCGCCGGGCACAACCAGTACGCCCCCATGACCGGCCTGCCGGCACTGCGCGAGCAAGTGGCGGCCAAGGTGGCGGCCTTCTACGGTCGCCAGGTCAGTGCCGACACTGACGTGACCATCACCCCCGGCGCCACCGAGGCGATCTTCTGTGCCATCCAGGCGGTGGTGCGCGCCGGCGACGAGGTGATCGTCCTCGACCCCAGTTACGACAGCTATGAGCCGTCGGTGGAGCTGGCCGGCGGGCGCTGCGTGCATGTTCCGCTGGCACTGCCGGGCTTCTCCATCGACTGGCAGCGCATGCAGGACGCCCTGAGCCCGCGCACCCGCATGATCATCATCAACAGCCCCCACAACCCGAGTGGCGCGTTGATTTCCCGCGCCGAACTGGACCAGTTGGCGGCGCTGATCCGTGACCGCGATATCTATCTGGTCTCGGACGAGGTCTACGAGCACCTGGTATTCGATGGCGTCGGCCACGTCAGCGTACTGGCCCACGACGAGCTCTACGCCCGTTCTTTCGTGGTCAGTTCCTTTGGCAAGACCTACCACGTGACCGGCTGGAAAACCGGCTATGTGGTCGCCCCGCCGGCGCTCTCCGCCGAGCTGCGCAAGGTCCACCAGTACGTGAACTTCTGCGGCGTCACCCCGTTGCAGTGGGCCCTGGCCGACTTCATGGGCGCTCACCCGGAGCACCTGGCCGAACTGCCTGGCTTCTACCAGGCCAAGCGTGACCTGTTCTGCGACCTGCTGTCCGGCTCCCGTTTCCGCTTCACCCGCGCCGCCGGCACCTATTTCCAACTGGTGGATTACAGCGCCATCCGCGATGACCTCGACGACGTGGCCATGTCCGAATGGCTGACCCGCGAGCATGGGGTCGCCGCGATTCCTGTCTCGGTGTTCTACCAGCAGGCGCCCAAGGACCTGCGTCTGGTGCGCTTCTGTTTCGCCAAACGTGAGGAGACGCTGCGCCAGGCAGCGGAGAAGCTATGCGCGATCTGA
- the ispG gene encoding flavodoxin-dependent (E)-4-hydroxy-3-methylbut-2-enyl-diphosphate synthase, which produces MHCESPIKRRPSRKIWVGSVPVGGDAPIAVQSMTNTDTCDVAATVGQIQRLVDAGVDIVRISVPDMDAAEAFGRIKQQVQVPLVADIHFDYKIALRVAELGVDCLRINPGNIGREDRVKAVVDAARDKGIPIRIGVNAGSLEKDLQKKYGEPTPQALVESALRHVEHLDKLDFQDFKVSVKASDVFMAVEAYRLLAKQIEQPLHLGITEAGGLRSGTVKSAVGLGMLLAEGIGDTIRISLAADPVEEVKVGFDILKSLHLRSRGINFIACPSCSRQNFDVVKTMNELEGRLEDLLVPMDVAVIGCVVNGPGEAKEAHIGLTGGTPNNLVYIDGKPAQKLNNDNLVDELERLIREKAAAKAEADAALIARS; this is translated from the coding sequence ATGCATTGCGAATCCCCGATCAAACGCCGCCCTTCGCGGAAAATCTGGGTTGGCTCGGTACCGGTGGGCGGTGATGCGCCCATCGCCGTGCAGAGCATGACCAACACCGATACCTGCGACGTCGCCGCCACCGTTGGCCAGATCCAGCGCCTGGTGGACGCCGGCGTCGACATCGTCCGCATCTCCGTGCCCGACATGGACGCCGCCGAAGCCTTCGGTCGCATCAAGCAGCAGGTCCAGGTGCCGCTGGTGGCGGATATCCATTTCGACTACAAGATCGCCCTGCGCGTCGCCGAGCTGGGCGTCGATTGCCTGCGCATCAACCCGGGCAACATCGGCCGCGAAGACCGTGTGAAGGCTGTGGTCGACGCCGCACGCGACAAGGGCATCCCGATCCGGATCGGCGTCAACGCCGGCTCCCTGGAGAAGGACCTGCAGAAAAAATACGGCGAGCCGACCCCGCAGGCGCTTGTGGAATCCGCCTTGCGCCACGTCGAGCACCTCGACAAGCTGGACTTCCAGGACTTCAAGGTCAGCGTCAAGGCGTCCGACGTCTTCATGGCCGTCGAGGCCTACCGCTTGCTGGCCAAGCAGATCGAGCAGCCCCTGCACCTGGGCATCACCGAAGCTGGCGGCCTGCGTTCCGGCACCGTGAAGTCCGCGGTAGGCCTGGGCATGCTGCTGGCTGAGGGCATCGGCGACACCATCCGCATCTCACTGGCGGCGGACCCGGTGGAAGAGGTCAAGGTCGGTTTCGACATCCTCAAGTCCCTGCACCTGCGTTCCCGTGGCATCAACTTCATCGCCTGCCCGAGCTGCTCGCGGCAGAACTTCGATGTGGTCAAGACCATGAACGAACTGGAAGGGCGCCTCGAAGACCTGCTGGTGCCGATGGATGTGGCTGTGATCGGCTGCGTGGTCAACGGCCCGGGCGAAGCCAAGGAAGCCCATATCGGGCTCACCGGCGGCACCCCGAACAACCTGGTCTACATCGACGGCAAGCCGGCGCAGAAGCTGAACAACGACAACCTGGTGGACGAGCTGGAACGGCTCATCCGCGAAAAGGCGGCCGCAAAGGCCGAAGCTGACGCGGCGCTGATCGCCCGCAGCTGA
- the bamB gene encoding outer membrane protein assembly factor BamB, translating into MRDVMRWKNAAVLALAILAVGCSSNSKKELPPAELPDFTEEVKLDKGWSRSVGDGQGESYNLLVPAVDGDTIYASDVNGEVMAINRFNGDVIWEKDLELPVSGAVGVGYGLVMLGTLKGEVIALDASNGEEKWRARVNGEVLAPPANNGDVVVVQTQNDTLFGFDAATGNQRWIFENTPAVLTLRGTGAPIVTNNLAVAGLSTGKVLALDIQRGIPVWEQRVAIPQGRSELDRVVDIDGGLLLSGGTLYMVTYQGRVAALDLESGRVLWQREASSYAGVAQGFGNVYVSLANGTVEGVDERSASALWSNDALARRQLSAPEVYSSYVVVGDFEGYLHLMSQVDGHFVGRVKIDGDGLRARPLVVGDWMYAFGNGGKLVGLTIR; encoded by the coding sequence ATGCGTGACGTGATGCGCTGGAAGAATGCCGCAGTGCTCGCCCTGGCCATTCTGGCCGTGGGCTGCAGCAGCAACAGCAAGAAGGAACTGCCGCCGGCCGAACTGCCCGATTTCACTGAAGAGGTGAAGCTGGACAAGGGCTGGAGCCGCTCGGTTGGCGATGGCCAGGGCGAGAGCTACAACCTGCTGGTGCCCGCCGTCGATGGCGACACCATCTATGCCTCCGACGTCAACGGCGAGGTCATGGCGATCAATCGCTTCAATGGCGACGTGATCTGGGAAAAGGATCTCGAACTGCCGGTTTCCGGCGCCGTCGGCGTTGGCTACGGCCTCGTCATGCTCGGCACCCTCAAGGGCGAAGTGATCGCCCTGGACGCCAGCAACGGCGAAGAGAAGTGGCGCGCCCGCGTCAACGGCGAAGTCCTGGCCCCGCCGGCCAACAACGGTGATGTCGTTGTGGTGCAGACCCAGAACGACACCCTGTTCGGCTTCGACGCGGCCACCGGCAACCAGCGCTGGATCTTCGAGAACACCCCGGCGGTGCTGACCCTGCGTGGTACTGGCGCGCCGATCGTGACCAACAACCTGGCCGTGGCCGGTCTTTCCACCGGCAAGGTGCTCGCCCTGGATATCCAGCGCGGCATTCCGGTCTGGGAACAGCGCGTCGCCATTCCCCAGGGCCGCTCCGAACTGGATCGTGTCGTGGATATCGACGGCGGCCTGCTGCTGTCCGGCGGCACCCTCTACATGGTCACCTACCAGGGCCGTGTTGCCGCCCTCGACCTGGAAAGCGGTCGCGTGCTCTGGCAGCGCGAGGCGTCCAGCTACGCTGGCGTCGCCCAGGGCTTTGGCAACGTCTACGTGAGCCTGGCCAATGGCACCGTGGAAGGCGTGGACGAGCGCTCCGCGTCCGCTCTCTGGAGCAACGACGCCCTGGCTCGCCGTCAGTTGTCCGCTCCGGAGGTCTACTCCAGCTACGTGGTCGTGGGTGACTTCGAAGGCTACCTGCACCTGATGAGCCAGGTGGATGGCCACTTCGTCGGTCGCGTGAAGATCGACGGCGACGGCCTGCGTGCCCGCCCGTTGGTTGTCGGTGACTGGATGTATGCCTTTGGCAACGGCGGCAAGCTGGTTGGCCTGACCATCCGCTAA
- the hisS gene encoding histidine--tRNA ligase, which produces MSKTLQAIRGMNDILPEQTPIWRYLENTLAELLDGYGYSEIRMPILEFTELFARGIGEGTDVVDKEMYTFLDRNEESLTLRPEGTAGCVRAMLEHGLIGGGQVQKLWYAGPMFRYEKPQKGRYRQFHQMGVEVFNLPGPDIDAELIVLTWRLWKKLGLADSVTLQLNSLGSSEARARYRDALVAYLQERYDLLDEDSQRRLTTNPLRILDSKNGGTQALLVDAPTLHDYLDEESLAHFEGLKARLDAVGIRYEINQKLVRGLDYYGRTVIEWVTDKLGAQGTVCAGGRYDGLVSQFGGKPTPGVGFAMGVERLVLLLETLGLVPEELNNPADVYICAFGEAAELAALGLSERLRDALPGLRLLVNAGGGSFKSQFKKADKSGARYALILGDDELTKRVVGFKPLRDDSEQQSIAWDALAEHLAACLKQA; this is translated from the coding sequence GTGAGCAAGACCCTGCAAGCCATTCGTGGCATGAACGACATCCTGCCGGAGCAGACGCCCATCTGGCGCTACCTGGAAAACACCCTGGCAGAGCTGCTGGATGGCTACGGCTACAGCGAGATTCGCATGCCGATTCTCGAGTTCACCGAGCTGTTCGCCCGTGGCATCGGCGAGGGCACCGATGTGGTCGACAAGGAGATGTACACCTTCCTCGACCGCAATGAAGAGTCCCTGACCCTGCGCCCCGAAGGCACAGCCGGCTGTGTGCGCGCCATGCTCGAGCACGGTCTCATCGGTGGTGGCCAGGTCCAGAAACTCTGGTACGCCGGCCCCATGTTCCGCTACGAGAAACCGCAGAAGGGTCGCTATCGCCAGTTCCACCAGATGGGCGTGGAAGTCTTCAATCTGCCCGGACCGGACATTGACGCCGAGCTGATCGTGCTCACCTGGCGCCTGTGGAAAAAGCTCGGCCTGGCCGACTCCGTGACCCTGCAACTGAACAGCCTGGGCTCCAGCGAGGCCCGTGCCCGCTACCGCGACGCCCTGGTGGCCTACCTGCAGGAGCGCTATGACCTGCTGGACGAAGACAGCCAGCGTCGCCTGACCACCAACCCGCTGCGCATCCTTGACAGCAAGAACGGTGGCACCCAAGCCCTGCTGGTGGATGCCCCGACCCTTCACGACTACCTGGACGAGGAATCCCTCGCCCACTTCGAAGGGCTCAAGGCGCGCCTGGATGCCGTGGGCATCCGTTACGAGATCAACCAGAAGCTGGTGCGTGGCCTGGACTACTACGGTCGCACCGTCATCGAGTGGGTGACCGACAAGCTCGGCGCCCAGGGCACTGTTTGCGCCGGCGGCCGTTACGACGGCCTGGTCAGCCAGTTCGGCGGCAAGCCGACCCCGGGTGTGGGCTTCGCCATGGGCGTGGAACGCCTGGTGCTGCTGCTGGAAACCCTTGGCTTGGTGCCGGAAGAGCTGAACAACCCGGCCGACGTCTACATCTGCGCCTTCGGCGAAGCCGCCGAACTGGCCGCGCTAGGCCTGTCCGAGCGGTTGCGCGATGCCCTGCCAGGCCTGCGCCTGTTGGTCAATGCCGGTGGTGGCAGCTTCAAGAGTCAATTCAAGAAGGCTGACAAGAGCGGCGCCCGTTATGCCCTGATCCTGGGGGACGACGAGCTGACCAAGCGCGTGGTAGGTTTCAAGCCGCTGCGGGACGACAGCGAACAACAAAGCATTGCCTGGGATGCTCTTGCCGAGCATCTCGCAGCCTGCCTGAAACAGGCTTGA
- the pilW gene encoding type IV pilus biogenesis/stability protein PilW, whose product MTLRAALLLVSTALLAACVSTGHVDPMKTDKGRDAARDAYIELGIGYLKQGATERAKVPLKKALELDPSNADANAALALVFQTEMEPDLADQHYRKALSSGDDARILNNYGTFLYEQGRYKDAYARFQQAAEDNLYPERSRVFENLGLTALKMNDQALAKQHFDKALRLNRQQPLALLEMAQLSFDEKQYVPARDYYERFTKIAPQNARSLLLGARLATVFDDRDQAASLGLQLKRLYPGTPEYQQYQSEQ is encoded by the coding sequence ATGACCCTGCGCGCTGCGCTGCTCCTCGTTTCCACCGCATTGCTCGCGGCCTGCGTGTCGACCGGTCACGTCGACCCGATGAAGACTGACAAGGGACGCGACGCAGCGCGTGACGCATACATCGAACTGGGCATCGGCTACCTGAAACAGGGTGCCACCGAGCGTGCCAAGGTGCCGCTGAAGAAAGCCCTGGAGCTCGACCCCTCCAATGCCGATGCCAATGCCGCCCTGGCCCTGGTGTTCCAGACCGAGATGGAGCCGGACCTGGCCGACCAGCATTATCGCAAGGCCCTCTCCTCCGGTGATGATGCGCGCATCCTCAACAACTACGGCACGTTCCTGTACGAGCAGGGGCGCTACAAGGATGCCTACGCGCGCTTCCAGCAGGCCGCCGAGGACAACCTCTATCCCGAACGTTCGCGGGTGTTCGAGAACCTGGGTCTGACTGCCCTGAAGATGAACGACCAGGCCCTGGCCAAGCAGCATTTCGACAAGGCGCTGCGCCTGAATCGCCAGCAGCCGTTGGCGCTGCTCGAAATGGCCCAGCTCTCCTTCGACGAGAAACAGTACGTGCCGGCCCGCGACTACTACGAGCGCTTTACCAAGATCGCGCCGCAGAATGCCCGCAGCCTGCTGCTCGGCGCGCGCCTGGCGACCGTTTTCGATGACCGCGACCAGGCCGCCAGCCTCGGTCTGCAACTCAAGCGACTTTATCCCGGCACGCCGGAATATCAGCAATACCAGTCGGAGCAATGA
- the der gene encoding ribosome biogenesis GTPase Der encodes MVPVIALVGRPNVGKSTLFNRLTKTRNAIVAEYAGLTRDRQYGEAKWQGRTYIVIDTGGISGDEEGIDAKMAEQSLQAIEEADAVLFMVDSRAGMTAADQMIAEHLRKRNKRSFLVANKVDTVDPDIARAEFSPLGLGDALPIAAAHGRGISHMLQAALGEFPRDEGAEDEEAAEGEVVAEGEEAKRIPGPSEKDGIKIAIIGRPNVGKSTLVNRMLGEERVIVYDQAGTTRDSIYIPFERNEEKYTLIDTAGVRRRGKIFEAVEKFSVVKTLQAIQDANVVIFVMDAREGVVEHDLNLLGFVLETGRALVIALNKWDGMEPSERDYVKTELERRLFFVDFADIHFISALHGTGVGHLYKSVQDSFRSAITRWPTSRLTQILEDAVQEHQPPLVNGRRIKLRYAHLGGANPPLIVIHGNQVESVPKSYSRYLENTYRRVLKLVGTPIRIEYKGGENPYEGKKNTLTERQVNKKRRLMSHHKKAEKKRRDKKR; translated from the coding sequence ATGGTTCCCGTAATTGCCCTGGTGGGGCGGCCCAACGTCGGCAAGTCCACCCTGTTCAACCGCCTGACCAAGACCCGCAATGCGATCGTCGCGGAGTACGCAGGTCTGACCCGTGACCGCCAGTACGGCGAGGCGAAGTGGCAGGGTCGCACCTACATCGTCATCGACACCGGCGGTATCTCCGGCGACGAAGAAGGCATCGACGCCAAGATGGCCGAGCAGTCCCTGCAGGCCATCGAGGAAGCCGATGCGGTGCTCTTCATGGTCGACTCCCGCGCCGGCATGACCGCCGCCGACCAGATGATTGCCGAGCACCTGCGCAAGCGGAACAAGCGCAGCTTCCTGGTCGCCAACAAGGTCGATACCGTCGACCCCGACATCGCTCGCGCCGAGTTCAGCCCCCTGGGCCTGGGCGACGCCCTGCCGATCGCCGCTGCCCACGGCCGTGGCATCAGCCACATGCTGCAAGCCGCCTTGGGCGAGTTCCCCCGTGACGAGGGCGCCGAGGACGAGGAAGCCGCCGAGGGGGAAGTGGTCGCTGAAGGCGAAGAGGCCAAGCGCATCCCCGGCCCGAGCGAGAAAGATGGCATCAAGATCGCCATCATCGGCCGCCCGAACGTGGGCAAGTCCACCCTGGTCAACCGCATGCTCGGTGAAGAGCGGGTGATCGTGTACGACCAGGCTGGCACCACCCGTGACAGCATCTACATCCCCTTCGAGCGTAACGAAGAGAAGTACACGCTGATTGACACCGCCGGTGTGCGCCGTCGCGGCAAGATCTTCGAAGCGGTGGAAAAGTTCTCGGTGGTGAAAACCCTGCAGGCCATCCAGGACGCCAACGTGGTGATCTTCGTGATGGACGCCCGCGAGGGCGTGGTGGAACACGACCTCAATCTGCTGGGCTTCGTGCTGGAAACCGGCCGCGCGCTGGTGATCGCCCTGAACAAGTGGGACGGCATGGAGCCGAGTGAACGCGACTACGTGAAGACTGAGCTGGAGCGCCGGCTGTTCTTCGTCGACTTCGCCGACATCCACTTCATTTCCGCGCTTCATGGCACCGGCGTCGGCCACCTGTACAAGTCGGTGCAGGACTCCTTCCGCTCGGCCATTACCCGCTGGCCGACCAGCCGCCTGACCCAGATCCTCGAGGACGCGGTACAGGAGCACCAGCCGCCGCTGGTCAACGGTCGCCGCATCAAGCTGCGCTACGCCCACCTGGGTGGCGCCAACCCGCCGCTGATCGTGATCCACGGCAATCAGGTGGAGTCGGTACCCAAGTCGTACTCGCGCTACCTGGAAAACACCTACCGGCGCGTGCTCAAGCTGGTCGGCACGCCGATCCGCATCGAGTACAAGGGCGGCGAAAACCCCTACGAGGGCAAGAAAAACACCCTCACCGAGCGTCAGGTGAACAAGAAGCGTCGCCTCATGTCGCACCACAAGAAGGCCGAGAAGAAGCGCCGCGACAAGAAACGCTGA
- a CDS encoding YfgM family protein, translating into MQTEEEQIAQLKDWWQRNGKPMLTGGALALAVVFGWQAWQKYQNNQAQGASIVYQQLLETALNPSGTPDAAKVAELAGKLKSDFGGTHYAQYGSLFVAKVAVESGKLDDAAAELKAVLDKPADATLGELARQRLARVLAAQGKAEDALKLLEGDADKAFVASREELKGDLLVQLGRTDDAHAAYLKAKAALPEDAAVGGLQMKLDDLAKGDA; encoded by the coding sequence ATGCAGACCGAAGAAGAACAGATTGCGCAACTGAAGGACTGGTGGCAGCGCAACGGCAAGCCAATGCTCACTGGCGGCGCATTGGCGCTGGCCGTGGTCTTCGGTTGGCAGGCCTGGCAGAAGTACCAGAACAATCAAGCCCAGGGCGCATCCATCGTTTACCAGCAACTGCTGGAAACGGCTCTCAATCCCAGTGGCACGCCGGATGCCGCCAAGGTGGCGGAGCTCGCCGGCAAGCTGAAGAGTGATTTCGGCGGCACCCATTACGCGCAATACGGCAGCCTGTTCGTGGCCAAGGTCGCAGTGGAGTCCGGCAAGCTGGATGATGCCGCGGCTGAGCTCAAGGCCGTGCTGGACAAGCCGGCCGACGCCACCCTGGGCGAGCTGGCCCGCCAGCGCCTGGCCCGTGTCCTGGCTGCCCAGGGCAAGGCCGAGGATGCGCTCAAGCTGCTGGAAGGCGACGCGGACAAGGCCTTCGTCGCCAGCCGCGAAGAACTCAAGGGCGACCTGCTGGTTCAGCTGGGCCGCACCGACGACGCACATGCTGCCTACCTGAAGGCGAAGGCCGCACTGCCCGAAGATGCTGCCGTAGGCGGCCTGCAGATGAAGCTCGACGACCTGGCAAAAGGGGATGCGTGA